In Streptomyces sp. NBC_01381, a genomic segment contains:
- a CDS encoding ATP/GTP-binding protein — translation MDFRNSENTDTITGPSSEDVLPHTAAAAVKVVIVGGFGVGKTTMVGSVSEIRPLTTEETMTQAGIGVDDNYGSESKTATTVAMDFGRISISEELVLYLFGTPGQERFWFLWNGLFEGALGAVVLVDTRRLEVSFDVIGRLEERGVPFVVAINDFPDAPQHAIPALRSALDLDEVVPIVKCDARQRASSRDTLLTLMRYLHSLTVARV, via the coding sequence ATGGACTTCAGAAACTCTGAGAACACCGACACGATCACCGGACCCAGCAGCGAGGACGTGCTGCCGCACACGGCCGCGGCCGCGGTGAAGGTCGTGATCGTGGGCGGGTTCGGAGTCGGCAAGACGACGATGGTCGGCTCGGTCAGCGAGATCAGGCCGCTGACCACCGAAGAGACCATGACCCAGGCCGGCATCGGCGTGGACGACAACTACGGCTCCGAGTCCAAGACGGCCACAACCGTGGCGATGGACTTCGGCCGGATCAGCATCTCCGAAGAGCTGGTGCTCTATCTGTTCGGCACCCCGGGCCAGGAGCGCTTCTGGTTCCTGTGGAACGGGCTCTTCGAAGGCGCGCTCGGTGCGGTCGTCCTCGTCGACACCCGACGCCTGGAAGTCAGCTTCGACGTGATCGGCCGCCTCGAGGAGCGCGGAGTGCCCTTCGTCGTCGCGATCAACGACTTTCCCGACGCGCCGCAGCACGCGATCCCGGCGTTGCGCAGCGCACTCGACCTGGACGAGGTGGTGCCGATCGTGAAGTGCGACGCCCGGCAGCGCGCGTCGAGCCGGGACACCTTGCTGACCCTCATGCGGTATCTGCACTCCCTGACCGTGGCCCGCGTCTGA